In the genome of Camelus bactrianus isolate YW-2024 breed Bactrian camel chromosome 18, ASM4877302v1, whole genome shotgun sequence, the window CTAGCTACCTTGGCCAGGTGCGGCCGCAGCTTCTTCTCGGCGCGGAGCAGGCCGGCGCTGGTGATCACGGCGTCCAGCACCGCAGAGTAGCGCTGTGTCTCGCACACCAGTGCGTACAGCTGCTTCACGTTCTGCGCGCGGCCGAAAGGACCCAGGTAAGGCGGGGGCCAGGCGGGGAGCCCCAGGCCGGGGCTCCCCGCCTGGCCCCCGCCCAGGCCCGAACCCCTCTACCTGGAAGCTGCTGGCATACACTAGCCCTTTGAGGGAACCCTGGCGGCTCTCCACGCCCGCCAgcactgccgccgccgccgcgtaCAGCGCCATGCTCCGCTTTCGCGCGCCTTTACGGCTCTGTCGCGAAGTGCGCCGGCTCTGTGCCGCCCCGTTCCCTGGGACTTCCGGGGTCAGAGGGCACGGAGGTTCCGAACCCGGAAGTGCCCTGCCTGGTTCCCACTACTCATCCCAAGCACCAGCAAGGCGTTTGTCGGTTCACTCTTCTGTCAGGGTATGGAGGCCGACGCTGGCAGCCCGGTTCACCACTTCGTAGctcttcatttttgtctttcaatTTTTGCTGCTCTCATAGGCAATGAGATTTTACTAACGTTTTAATTTCTGTGATTGAGGTTGAGTATTTTCATGTTGTTTGTCATATATATTTCTCTGTTGTAACACGTGAATGTCTTTTGCTCACTCTTCTACCGTCTTTCTCTTAGTGTCCTTTATGTATTAATATATATCCCTTGTCTTGTATtgccattttttttctagtttattgcTTTGTAATGTGGTTTATAATTTTGGACAACATGGAGTTCTCATTTTTTGTATCTTTACCtttgttctttctgcctttgcTGTCATGCTTGAAAGGCGCTTTGGACCTCTACAGTCGAGAAATTATTTACAGCTTCATCATTTCAGTAACTCCATTTAGAATTGGGTCTGGCACATGCTGTGAGTAACGGCTCTAACTTTGTTTCCAAATGGTAGCCTTTCATGCATTCCTTGGGATGATTCATCTATAGTAACGTTTCCCCAGCCTGACCCTCGAGAGGACAGGAATTGGGTGGTGTTTGTGTCCCCAGAACCCATGTGGTTACTGATGCATGATGGGTTgatgggagggaaagagaaagaaaaaagaaaaaacccgcTACATGTGTATCTCAACTATTCAAGTAGACAGACCCCCATGGACTAGAATATTCCAACCTGTATATTCTCTGTACTGCTAACAGCACTGCCTTGAGGGCAGAGCAGCTACATAAGTTATTTGGAATTCCTTTGCacagatttatttcttcttccccatttagttattcaatcatttatatcagtatggactcatggatgtttattttatactttgggttgtaatccaaaatattttgttgctcaaaCTGTTCCTGTTTTGGCCACTGGAAGTGCTTTCAGTTGGCTCCTATATCCCTTTCACAGGCCTCCTTTACTCCAGGGTTttgggtttctgtttgtttttttcatgtttgtttttgagcatttctttgctttctggcaCTAGAAGATTCTCAAAGCCCATCTTGTGTATTTCCTGCTTGAGCCCTAGAACCAGCCATTTCCCCAAGAagctttcattccttttattgtaGAATGGTATAAAGAAACCAAGATGTTAGTGCTAGGTGacctgtatctttttatttttaaaatgtcaccctTAGAAAACTTAAACCTACGTTATGCTCAAATACTTCTACTGGACAGCACTGCCTCTGTCCTAAAATGACTTCTCTTAATCCCATTTTCAAACTCATGACCcagttctctttttcccttcactatCAAACTTTTTAAAGGGAGAACCAGCAATTCTTGCCTTTACTTCTTCCATCACATGCTGTTATTTAACTTCCTGCAGCCTGTCTTCACCCCACTGCACTGAGATGGCTCCCTCTAAAACTATGAAGAATCTCCAAATACTCCTCAGTCCTTTCCTGCTGAATCTGGGGTTCATGGCACTGCTGAACTTGTCTTCTTGAAAAACTTTGGCTTCAATGACCTCCTCTGCTAGCATGCCCTCCCATCTCTCTGATCATTTCTAAGTTTCCTTGGCAACCATATCTAAGCTGTTCCCTTAGGTTCTGGTGTTCCATCTTCTCAACTCCTTTCCATCAGTCTGGTATTTTCTCCCCAGGCAGACTCACCCACTCGCACACTGTCATTAACAGAACAAAGTTAACATACACTAAAGTAGCATCGAtgaccccccaccccagaccagccccgcccctgcctcaTCTCTGAGACCAGCTCCAGCTGCCCCATTCCTTTGTGGACCTAGATCCCTGAAGGCTCTTCTCCTCTGCCTGTCCTCCACTTCTTTCAGCTGAAATGCCAACTCCACATGAAGAATTAACTGccctttcctctgccttctgCATATTGGATGTGTATCAGTTAAGATCTTTTGGATGAAAGCACAAACACTAACTCTGGTTAGCCTACAAAAGAGGGCACTTATTAAATGGGTGCACAAGTATGCCACTGATTCTGTCAGGATCTGGCTGGAGACAGAAAGGTGCACACAAGAGAGGAGTTGAGAGTTTAAAGAAGGGACTACTTGTAAAAGAATGGTGGTGGAGaggggaaatagctcagtggtagagcacatgcttagcatgcatgaggtcctgggttcagtccccagtacttccattaaaaaaaaaaaagaaagatcagagTTAAGGGAACCTATGGGAAATGGTGCAACAGTCAGGGCTGGCAACAGTGCTGTTTACCACTAGGCctaaaggaacaaaggaagagtAACAGAAGGAGAGGGCCACCTGCCAGGAGTCTTTTGCAGAGGGAAGCTGCCAACCCATTGCCCAGCAGGCAGAAAACCAGGAAAATCAGTATCTCGAACTCCCTCTCCTGCCTTGGGATCTCCTGCCAGTCCCTCCCCTCCACTGAATCCAACAGGAAGCCAAAGGAGTTTGTATTTCAATGGGGCCAGCCTCCCCGGACACAGCAAGGTGGAGAAGGTGGAGAGCGGGCATGGAGTCATGGAACTGAAGGAAGAGCTGCATAACCAAAAACTGGATCTGGAAGTTGTCAAGCACACAGCAACCAAGGCCAATGCCCAACAGATTCAGCTGGTCAAGAGATAACAAGCAGCTTTTGATTCAGTTTGTTACCTACATAGATGGCAGAAGGCAGATTAGCCAAAGGTGGCAGCTCCACGTGGTCCTCGTTTCACACGCCAAAAACGTTGGTGTGGAAATCAGAGGGCTCTTGGCTGAAACTTGAATTGTGGGATGGGATATCCCATTGCTGAGGAGCCAGTTCCAGACACAGCTAAGTTGTTTTACAGGCTGCAGCCCtactgggagggaggtggggcagaAAGCCTCAGGGTTCATCAGAGCCCAGAAGGCAATGTCCTATGAGTCTCCCATGGGGATGAGGAGGTCGGTAAAGATGGCCCCAAGGTGGCACCTCAcaaccctccctcctctcctgttcCTGGAGGATGGCTCATAGGCCATGGGGCAAGCCTTTGTCTGTCTGGCCGACGTGGATTCATGCAGAGTCATTCCCCACAGAAGGCTCTCAGGCAGCTCCACAGACCTCAGGGCACCAAGCCTCAGATGACTCAGCCCCAACCACTTTCTCTCCTCTGACTTTCAGATTCTTGGGAGAGAATTCAGCTGTCCCAGCCTTGGTCTAAGGAGGCCACTGTCAGCCGTGGCCAAGGGCAGGCTCACCATGAACAGACATGGCTCTGGGCCCACTCCTATGTGCCCAGCAGCTTTCAGGGATCAACCACACACCCCGTCTGGCCCCGACTCGCCTCTGCTCTGAAGGAGTGTCATTTCCACCTCCTCTAACAGAAAGGGAAGTCGACAGCAGTCTCTGACAGAGTGGTTGACATGACTGACCACAAACTGATGGGCAGGGGGTGGAAGCGAGATGTGGCCCCCACCAGAGGCTGGAGCTGCTTTTAAAGACCCGAGCATCAAGCAGTGTATATATACAGCAGTTCATAACTGCAAATCACTTGAAAAGGGAGAAACAGTATCAAATTTATTATCCTTGAAGTTATTTAAAGGTCACAGTGATGGGGAAAATTATGTGAGGGGGTGTTGCCACCCTCAGGGGAAAGAGGAAGCAGAGATCATGGTTAGGAGGGGCCGAGGGAAGCCCAGGTTGACCGATGGACACCAAGGCCTGGCTCTGCTAGTTAATAAGCAGGTTAATAGCCTGAAAAGAGGTTGATACACACGCCCCTGGCCAATGCAGATAGGACCGTGGTCCTTTTGTCCCTATCATTTAAGTGTTTCTAGGGACCCCCAGGCATGAAGACCTCCCCTAACAATGAAGACATCACCTCTGCTCACTAGGGCCAGCAGGACCCCTCATGGCACTGCGCCCGCTGGGAAAGCAGCCCCACTGGCATCCCTACAGCTTGGTGGGCTGCGGGGGGCTGAGGTGACCAGGCCCGCTGGGCGGGGGCAGCACCATGGGCAGGGAGTTGCTGCCCCTTTCGTGCCAACACGTGTCCAGGATGGGGTAGAGCTTGCCCTGGAAGTCGGCCTGGAATGTGTAGAGAGGCCGCAGGTCATCAGGGCGGTCGGCGTCAAAGAAGGTGAGCTCCCCCTGCTCATAGTGCAAGTAGACGCCGATGCGATGGGGGTGGCCGGCCACGGGCAGGGGCACCCGCGGACAGCCAAAGGCTTCGTACCCCCGGCCCTCCTTCAAGCCGATGAGCCACACGCCGTGCTCCGGGGACTTGCTCACCTTGCCCTTGCGACTGGCCGTGCCCTTGATGACCCCCAGGCGCCAGTCGCTCTTGctgcccaccaccacctcccagtAGTGGCGGCCGCAGGAGAAGCCCCTGCTGGCTAAGACGCACGTACTATAGTCGAAGCGCTCAGGCTGGCTGGCGCGCCGCTGGGCCAGGAGCCCGCACTGCACCACCGTGTTGCCCTTGGAGAGCTCCAGGAGCGGGTGGGCCGTGGCAGGGTCCAGCTTGAGGGACTCCGGGGCTGGGAAAGATCAGAGAAGATGTAGTTTCGAGCCACACAGGAGGCAGCAGACTCTGCCCCAAGGGAGGCCGACTGGAGGCCCTGAGCTCCTGCGGGGAGGACCTGCCTTAGCCTCATCCCTGTACCTACACGGGCTAGAAGGGGCTGGGCCCGGAGCAGGTAACCCTAAGggtgtttgctgaatgagtgaatgatacCCGAAGAATGGAAAAAAGGGGCAGCTGTGAGCTGAGGCATTCTGGTAAGGGAAACGGTGCGGGCAGCCTGCCTAAGGCCAAGGTGCTGATGGAAGGACCTGGAAGACCGCCTGTCACTGTGCTCCACAGCGTCACACCCCAGGTTTTCTGGAGAATCTGTAACAACTGTAGCTGCCTTCTTGGATCCCCTAGCAGCCTGCTCAAGGACAAACTATCCCAACTGACCTCTCTGCTCGCTGCCAGCTAATCAGTTACGCCCCAAATGTGCAAACAACTCAGAGATTATCTGTAgtttttccctcccctttctccttttctcctgtaTAAAccctgtttttgtctttgttggaTGAAATCAGTCTATTGATGATTTCTTCTGTGCTCGTAATGCAGGAGTTAATTAAATGTCTGAGTTATTTTTTGGTAGAGCCACAACTACCATTATTAGGCACTGAACTACACACGGATGTTTAGAAGCTATACAACCCAGCAGGGTGGGCTCAGAAATTACACAACTCATTCAGTCACCAGTTAGTAAGAGATGGAGCTGAGCTGGAGCCCACACTGCTGGGGGAAGCCTATCCCTCGCCCTCAGCTCTAGCCGGGCCGGCCTGCCTTCTGTTACCCTGCACCTCACACAGCGTAGCGCCCAGGAAGGATGATGGGTTGagttggcgggggggggggggggtgtcagggGCCTCACCTGGCAGAACCTTTCGGAAGAGCCTTTTCCACACAGTCAGCTTGATGTCAGCCTGGTGCAGGCCTGGTTTGAAGGAGATGGGGCTGAACGCACCTTCCAAGGGCCGGGCCTGCTGGAGCTCTGCTCTGCGGGCAGTGGTGCACAGGGATGGCAGACCCGCTCACCGTGCACCCCAGCCCTTCACCCGGACGCCAGCCCACAGCTCAGAAGCCCGTGCACTCAAGATGCCCACCACGTCCTCCCCGCCACCCTCCTCTTAGAGGCCCGGCTTCCTCCTGGATGGCAAACCCTCCACATCAGTAGCTCTCAAGGTGCAGGTCTGGGgccagcagcatcacctgggggcttttagaaatacaaattctctTGGGTCCCACCcaagacctgctgaatcagagcTGATTACTGGGGCCCAGTGAGCTGCGGTTTAGTGAGCCCTCCAGGTGGTTCTGATTCACACCACTTGAGGACCACTTCTCTGTAtccagggacccaggcccccagctcCAGCTGGAGTGGAAACCAAACTCAGCCAGTCAGATCCCCTGTCCACTCAGTTAAGCCAATGCTCCTGACCAAACAGTCCTTAGGACAAAGGGAAATTTGAGAAAACAAGCAGACGCTCATAAACAGGGCTGAGGAAGGCTCAGTACGGGTGGTTCATTTGTTGGGACTGGAAAGTGGATCCAACACCTTTCTATAAGCCGTGGCCTGTTCCGTTACCCACCATCACCCTCTCCTCTCCACTTCTGCCCTGTTACAACTGCAACACTGAACTTCTCATAACGCTGCAAGCTCAACGCACTTCACCCTTTCACATgactctgcctgcctgccaccTCCTGTCCTTTGCCCTCTCACCCACCCAACCTGAGCACTCTGCCCATCTCCCCTCatcacctcctcctccttgttAATTCTGTAGCTTGTGCAAACTTCTACTGTTCTAGGTACACAGGGTGatgtaaccaccaccacctcccatgAGGCTTGGCGACCCCTGAAGGCAGGGACGTGACTTTCCCTGTGCTCAGTACAGAGCTGGAGGTGGGCAGCTGCTCCCAAGGCCCCATGAAAACTGAAGGGAGGATCTAGTGGACGTGAGATGCCCAGGCCCGCAGCCACCAGACCCTCGCTGAGGACTCCTTCTGAGGTGATTACCTGGAGGCCATGGAGTGGTACTTCTGGAAGACAAGAAGGAGGTGGGTTAGGGCATGGAGGAGGCTACACGGAAGCCGTTAGGAAGGGGGAGGCCCTTGGGGCGTGGGGGACACTCCCTCGTCCTCTCACCCGGATGAACTCGTGGTGACTCTCGTTACCGAGCTGCTCCAGCACACCCTCAGCCTGGACCAGCCGCTCCCGAGCACCCCGGGCCTGCTCCAGCTGCATGTCCAGGGAGGCCACGAGGCCGCGCGTGTGGCCCTCCACCCCCTCCAGGCAGCGGGCCTTCTCCTCATCCACCAGGTGGTGCAGCTCCTGGAACTCACGGCGGATCACCCAACTGAAGACGTCAGATTCATTCTGGGACAGGAGGGGGCTGGTCAAAGCGGGAGCtgtgtccccagagcctggcCGCTTAGGCCTTGCTGAGCCTTCCCAATGGTGCTGGTCCTGGTACCCGACTCCCAGGCTGACTCCTGCCAGGGTGCTCACATGCTGCCTGGGGGTCCCAGGTGTGGCCATGGGGGAGGTCAGCAGTGGCAGCCGAGAGGCGGGGCACAGCTCAAACACAACGGCCCTGCTTTTGCCTGTTTTGACCACTAAGTGCGAACAAGAGATTTTGCGCTATCACAGGGTTCCGCAACTGAGAAACGGGCTGAAAGATCCCAGAGAGCAGGCTTTGCAGTGAGATAACCAGGATTCCCTGTGTGACCCTGAGTTCTGCCTCCCTTAGACGGGGTACTGCTGCCCCCATCTCCAGGGCAAGGAAGATAAACTGAGTTGACTTTCAAGGGACATGGGTCTTGCTGGTCTCCTGCTCCTGTTTCACGACAGCCTGCAGCGCCCAGACTccacaccctccctgccccaatGCGCCCCTCAGCTAGGAAAACGAGACAGCCACCGAGGGCTCAGGCCTTTCCATGCCTGTGCTCCAAGGTCCCAGCAGGGCACCGCACAAGCTGTCAAGGGCAAGCAGATACAGGTGGCAGGAGTGGGCGGTCATGCCCACTGCTGAGCTGTTTGCCTCCAGGACTGGGTTCTGGGTTATCTCACTCCCAAGGACATGGAGGACATAAGCCAACTTGGAGACAGTCCTGACAACTGTGCAGAATTCCCCTAAGAGCCTTTGCActttccccaccctgccctggaaTGCTTTGAATTCTGGCTTTATATGGAAGACATGGACTTCTGTAAGGGACAAATTAGAAGTGGGATCTGCAGGAACGGGTCCCGGGAAGGGCACAGGGATGGAAGGGGAGGGCACTCACAACAATCCGGGTCCTGTTGTTCACCAGTTTGGCGATCTGCTCATCCACCTTCTTCTGCTCCTGCTTCAGGTCGGAGATGAGGGCTGCCAGCTCCTCCTGCAAGCGATGTACCATGACCCCACGAGCCGCCAACCCCTCTCCCTCTCAGCTTCTAGGGGCAGCCCTGGGCCTTGCCCTTCCTGGGAGCATTCCCTGTGGAACCAGGGAGAGCCCCAGATACCCCTGACCCTCAAATAGGTAGGACTATTCAAGAATATTCCACACTGATGGCAGGAACTGCCCAGACAGAAGAGAACCTCTACGTTATCCCTCTTATGACGTGGACAGAGCTGCTGAAAGTTGTTACAGCCACCCGGAAGTCACCACACACCATCCAATAGGGGCAGCTACCAATCTGAAGTCAACACTCCCTGCATGGAATGCTGCCTGGAGGGTAGCCACCAGGTGAACTTTTTGGTCACCAGCAGGTCCAGAATTAGTGGGCATCTGACCAATAGTCATCACGAAAAAGGCTGGCCCCAACTGAGGCCAATGGGACATGCAGTGGCCCAGGTTACACCTGGTGACCCCCTACTCCTTATAAAGACCTCAATCCATCCCCAGAAGCCTTGGGCGACTTAGGGCCTCCCAGGCTGAAGTAAACTCACTTCTCCTGGGCTGCCCTGGCTCCCATGTGACCTAGCCTTAGGGGTCCAACCAGAACCACCAAGATCATCATCTGGCCGCACCATGATGGGAGCCCTGCAGGTTTGTGCCCGTGGAGGGTACAGAATCTTGGTGTAGGTAGTGCCCAAGCAGAAGTCAGATGCAAAAGCCTTTCAGAGAGGGAGCTGAGATAAAAACAAAGCAACGGGAGAATCATGGACACAGAGTCCCTGCTCTCTGGCATCTCATAGCAGCCTGGGAAGGGCATCCCAGTGGTAAATGCTCCTGAGGCAAAGAAAGAGGGGACTGGTTCTTTCTCATCAACTTGGCCACAGTGAGTGGGAACAGAACtatgcaaataaataaactatCTCAAGATCTCAATCGATAAAACAGGACTGCATGAAAGAGAtctgataaagaaaattaatttggttGCACCACAGAGAGGAATCTGGAGATCACAAAAACCCACATCCAAAACCGGGACCCAAGACCTCCCCAGCCTATAGCCAGAAATGACAAGCTCCCACATGGCTCCTTCTCTGCTAATAAAACTGGACTCCACTTCATTGCACTGCAATTTGCCTTCCTCCACCGTAATCCCTGCACCTGGGCAGCTGCTCGAAAAGTGTGCTAAAAGTCTGTGAGTTCTGCTCCAGGGCAGAGGTGCTGGGAATGCAGGACCGGGCTCGGAGTCCCCAGGGGCGGCCTGGCTCTCCGCTCCCCAGCAGCCTTGCTGCCCACCTTCATGCGGCTGTAGACAGTGGACACAGGTGTGACCCGATGATGCTGGTGGGAGCCCAGCAGGCCGCACAGGCCACAGATGAGCTCCTGGTCCTTCTCACAGAAGAGGCTGAGCGGGTTCCGGTGGTGTGCGCAGACCTGGggctctgggtctccagggagcTGCAGGGCTTCGATCACCCGCGCCAGGGAGACGTTGGGTGGGGAGCTGCTGCCGTCCACTTCCTGCCGGCACACGGGGCAGCGCAGCTCTGAGTCCAGGTGGCGGGACAGGGACAGCAGGCAGCGCTTGCAGTAGGAGTGGCCGCACTGCAGCATCAGGGGCTCCTTGAAGACCTCCAGGCAGACGGGGCACTGCAGGCGGTCTTCCAGCTCCAGCACGCTCACCTGCCACGCCATTCACAGCACCCGCTGGAACCCAGGGCAGCCTCCCTGGAGCCTGCTCCCTCCACTCCTTCCGCCTCCAGCCCCCAGCGCCCCTGAAAAATGAGAGGCTCTTAAGGATGCCAGTCCTGACCCGCGATTACCTTGGGCCTCTTCTCCCATCTTTAAAACAAAGGGCTTAAATGAAAAGGATGGTCACTTGGAGGTACAGGATTCTACACTTTTAACTTGAATTTGGAGGTAAACATGAAAGGGGCCATCTGAGGGGTCACTTGGAGCAACACAAATAGTGCAAACTCCAGCCCAGCTCCTGACCTAGAACTAGACAGCAAAAACAAGCCAAGGTCCTTCCCACATTCTGGATCAGTTCTCAAACAGGAGAGCAGCTGTTGGAAGCATAGTTACAATAGAATTCCTGAGTCACCCTTTCACACATCTCCAGTGAGCCCCGGAAATCCACATTTACAACAGACGCCCCCCAGGTCATTCTAAAGCAGAGAGTTTGGTCTTAGAACACACTGTTCCAGAGAGTCTGGCCTTTGGAGGGCTATCTCCGAAGCTCCCACCCAGCTCCCCTGTGAAAACTGGCGCTGAGGGAAGAGAAGCATCTCACCGGAAGTCGGCAGCGGGCCCAGGGGAAACCCCCACAATGGACTACCTAGTTTCTCAGGATTCGCTGGGGTCTCACACCTGCATCACTGACCCACTCTGCTCAGCCTTCTCTTCTCCCCAGGATGGGACAGCAGACCTGGGGACTGCAGCTGAACACCTGCTGTACCAACTAATCTctgcccctttcctcctcccctttcccagaAACACCCAGGTGTCCTCAAGGTCGCTCAGAATCAGGTGGAAGCTGGGCCACATCACGGGACTGGGGAGGCAGCCTCTGCTTGGCCAGCTCCGATAACTGCAGTGCTCAGGTGCTCGCCTGGGCCAGGCACGGGTGAGGGGTGGAGACAGGGGACCGGAACCTGCTCCTACCTCACAGACCCCAGACGGGAGCGGACTTGTGCTTTAACACAATTCTTTCTGAacctcaatctctctctctcttcagaattttgaaggtatttttatttacctagatttttaaattgatgtataacTGCTTTAAAGTGCACAAATCTTAACCATACACTTGAGAtacaacatatatgtatatatacacacactctccAGGTCAAGATGCAGAcaagcttctgggttggtgaatgCATCCCTGTGCTGGGACAGTAGTGCACCCCAGTTCCCCGGGGAAAGAAGCCTCTGAACTCCGGACCCTTCCAGACTTCACCCTGTATACCTCTTCACCTGACtgctcatctgtatcctttatcaggagggctttttcttttttaatggaagtcctgaggattgaacccaggacctcgtgcatgctaagcacacactctaccactgagctataccctcctctcttgcattctttataataaagtggtaagcattaaaaaaaaaaaaaaagatacagaatgtTTCCAGCACCCAGAAGGCTTCCTCATGTGCCCCCCAGCTAGAACCCCTAATAAGGGCAGCCACTATCTTGACTCCTAGCATTGTAGATTAATGTGGCctggttttgaattttaaataaagagaatTCAATAGTATGTATTATTTTGCATCCGACTTCTTTTATTCAATATTAATAAATTATGAACATTCTTATTAAAAGAACTTCAAAGGTTTACAAGTTCAATGACGTTTTGTTTTACAGTTAATAAATACTGTAGTCATACCACATTACGCACATCAGGAGGTGTGGTGGGAAGTCACTGAATGGAAAAGATAAGAGATGGGAGATGGTCTCCAGAGTGTTAAGAAATAGGAGCTCTGGACCTGCAAGCCACGACCCCCACAGCCTAAGCACCCATGTCTCTACCCACCCCATCACGTGCCCCACTGCCCGTCCTCACCACCTGCGTGACCGGGTCCTTACGCCTTCGTCACGTGCACCATACACCCCTGCTCCAGCACCCGTCGTGCTCTGCGCGCCCTCACCAGATGCTGGGTCAAACTCCATGCGCCCGCGACACCTGCCGAGTTGAGCTCCGAAGCGCCCCGTCGCGCGCCTCATACTGTTCCGCGCAGACGCGTGCGGGATCCAGCCCCGAGCGCCCCCGCCACGTGCCGCGTCACGTGCCCTGCCGCGCGTCTGCGCATGCGGTCCAGAGCGCCCTGCGCCAACCTGAGGGCGGTTGGCTGCGGTTGGAGCGCAGTGATGAGCACCTTCTCGCGGCACCTGAACGGAATGCCGCCTTCGGGCACGGACAGCCAGGTACAAAGGGGCCCCCGAGTCGCCACCAGTGGGAGGGTGGTGGGGCCGCGGGGCAGGCGGCACGGAGATGGGGGGCAGCGCCCGGAACCCGGGAGCCCTGCAAAGGGAGGACGCCTCCACCCAGGTGAGGGCCTGGGCGCTCGGGAGTCAGGAGCCGGGGCCGCCAGAGGCGGGGTGCCGGCCGGGGGCTCCGAGATCTTGTGTTTCATTCCCCACAAGTCTCCGTACCAGCGGTTAAGTCAGAGGATGCTGGACATTTCCGGGGACCGGGGCGTGCTGAAGGATGTCATTCGAGAGGGCGCTGGAGAGCTGGTGACACCCGACGCTTCGGTGCTCGGTAAGGCCTGAGGCCTCAGGTGCCATTTGCCCTCGGGAAGCTGAAGATGCCAAAGTGCTGGTGGTTCCTCGGGCAGCAGGCTTTGCACTGCACTTTACTTTGGGGGCCacgttaaaaaaaatgaattttgttaGAATTCAGGTTTTTAAGGGAAAGCGAGGGAACCCATTTCCCCTTTGCCTGAGGCCTGTGTGAACAAGGGGCTCTCCGGGGGCCACCAGCCCAGCTCTTGAACCTCAGAGCCAAAGGGCAGGTATCCAAACGTTACATAAAGAATTATCCTATCTCTTGGGGTGTGGGGCAGTTTAAGGGCAGCTGGTACTTCCATTATTTTTCTGTGACAATTAAAGAGATTTGACATGGAGGCATGGGTGTCTTTGGTCCGTTTTCCTCACACTGTCTCTTTTGTCCTAGTGAAATATTCTGGATATCTGGAGCATATGGACAAGCCTTTTGATTCTAATTGCTTTAGGAAAACTCTTCGGCTCATGAAACTCGGAGAGGGTGAGTTCAGATAAGGGGCTGGAAAAGAAGCGATTGTTCTCAGGAACTAGTGAGGGCAACACCCTGGCACTGGAAAACTGCCCAGAGCACAGATTCTCTGAGTTGGTTTTTCTGAGGTTGGGTTTGGCTAAACCAGCCATATTTTCTCCCACATTCCTCCATGagacctagctctttgggaaatGGCCTACCTGGCAAGATTATCTTTGCATCCTGACTTTATCGTTGGGTACTGCGTTTTTCTTGGTTTGCTTATTGAGTAAACGCCTATTGAATGTTTACTACCCACAATGCACGGTGAAAAGAGAGGTACTCAGATGATTAGAAGGTCTGGGGTCAACAggtggagagtatagctcagtgggagtgcatgcttagcctgcacgaggccctggatttaatccccagtacctttgttaaagaataaataaaaatgaataaacctgattatctccccccaaaaattaaaaataaatgaataaaaattaaaaataaataagtaaaacttgaaaaaaaaaggtcTAGGGCCAATGTGGTAGAGATTGACATACTTCAGACAGTTAAC includes:
- the TRIM50 gene encoding E3 ubiquitin-protein ligase TRIM50 isoform X1 codes for the protein MAWQVSVLELEDRLQCPVCLEVFKEPLMLQCGHSYCKRCLLSLSRHLDSELRCPVCRQEVDGSSSPPNVSLARVIEALQLPGDPEPQVCAHHRNPLSLFCEKDQELICGLCGLLGSHQHHRVTPVSTVYSRMKEELAALISDLKQEQKKVDEQIAKLVNNRTRIVNESDVFSWVIRREFQELHHLVDEEKARCLEGVEGHTRGLVASLDMQLEQARGARERLVQAEGVLEQLGNESHHEFIRKYHSMASRAELQQARPLEGAFSPISFKPGLHQADIKLTVWKRLFRKVLPAPESLKLDPATAHPLLELSKGNTVVQCGLLAQRRASQPERFDYSTCVLASRGFSCGRHYWEVVVGSKSDWRLGVIKGTASRKGKVSKSPEHGVWLIGLKEGRGYEAFGCPRVPLPVAGHPHRIGVYLHYEQGELTFFDADRPDDLRPLYTFQADFQGKLYPILDTCWHERGSNSLPMVLPPPSGPGHLSPPQPTKL
- the TRIM50 gene encoding E3 ubiquitin-protein ligase TRIM50 isoform X2, coding for MAWQVSVLELEDRLQCPVCLEVFKEPLMLQCGHSYCKRCLLSLSRHLDSELRCPVCRQEVDGSSSPPNVSLARVIEALQLPGDPEPQVCAHHRNPLSLFCEKDQELICGLCGLLGSHQHHRVTPVSTVYSRMKEELAALISDLKQEQKKVDEQIAKLVNNRTRIVNESDVFSWVIRREFQELHHLVDEEKARCLEGVEGHTRGLVASLDMQLEQARGARERLVQAEGVLEQLGNESHHEFIRYHSMASRAELQQARPLEGAFSPISFKPGLHQADIKLTVWKRLFRKVLPAPESLKLDPATAHPLLELSKGNTVVQCGLLAQRRASQPERFDYSTCVLASRGFSCGRHYWEVVVGSKSDWRLGVIKGTASRKGKVSKSPEHGVWLIGLKEGRGYEAFGCPRVPLPVAGHPHRIGVYLHYEQGELTFFDADRPDDLRPLYTFQADFQGKLYPILDTCWHERGSNSLPMVLPPPSGPGHLSPPQPTKL